A window from Salvia miltiorrhiza cultivar Shanhuang (shh) chromosome 2, IMPLAD_Smil_shh, whole genome shotgun sequence encodes these proteins:
- the LOC131009904 gene encoding ankyrin repeat-containing protein NPR4-like gives MLGMQWETGVMRRDFRLLANKLWEGIQRLGHASAVELMKNPPILHDAAKVGNVELITMLTHTYPDLVWHTDSNGYTIFHIAVKYRQANLFVLIEEIGAWKDLIAVSEDENGNNILHLAAKLGPLDRRVRRIRMLPTFRLHRETMWFKKVKSIVPPFCLEMRNKDGHTPSELFDKEHKNLLEKNTTWLRNMADSCMLISTLIFSVVFASGFAVPGGYNQNTGIPLLFKSERFAYFVIFEAVAVFFSAFSVLQFSRTMMASSEVFLDLLPLMIRNGLMYLSLSVFGVISVFMSAYFLVYVEERAPLVTSLVILLYTVLISVVFLQNYSFNRGLSRYLFPKRNRYSLFKRHAYTPSNTKKYQITHKVLDF, from the exons ATGTTAGGAATGCAGTGGGAAACAGGAGTAATGCGACGAGATTTTCGCTTGTTGGCTAATAAGCTGTGGGAAGGTATTCAAAGATTGGGACACGCAAGCGCGGTTGAGCTAATGAAAAATCCTCCGATTCTTCACGATGCAGCGAAAGTAGGGAACGTCGAGCTTATTACTATGCTTACTCACACTTACCCTGACCTTGTATGGCACACTGATAGCAATGGATATACTATTTTTCATATCGCCGTTAAGTACCGACAGGCGAACTTGTTTGTACTGATTGAAGAGATAGGGGCATGGAAAGATTTGATTGCAGTCTCAGAAGATGAGAATGGGAACAACATTTTGCATTTAGCTGCAAAACTAGGGCCTCTAGACCGGAGGGTCAGGAGGATCCGAATGCTTCCAACTTTTCGATTGCACAGGGAGACGATGTGGTTTAAG AAAGTGAAGTCAATTGTACCGCCATTCTGTTTGGAGATGAGAAATAAAGACGGGCACACTCCAAGTGAATTATTTGACAAAGAGCACAAGAACTTGCTGGAAAAGAACACAACATGGTTGAGGAACATGGCAGATTCTTGCATGCTCATCTCGACTTTGATATTTTCTGTGGTGTTCGCTTCTGGCTTTGCGGTACCAGGAGGGTACAATCAAAATACGGGGATTCCCTTACTCTTCAAGTCAGAGCGATTCGCATATTTCGTTATATTTGAAGCGGTGGCTGTGTTTTTCTCAGCATTCTCTGTCCTTCAATTCTCACGCACCATGATGGCGAGCAGCGAAGTCTTCTTGGACCTACTACCGCTTATGATTAGAAATGGGCTTATGTACCTCTCCTTGTCCGTCTTCGGTGTCATCTCTGTTTTCATGTCCGCATATTTTCTGGTCTATGTTGAGGAAAGGGCACCGCTCGTCACGTCTCTTGTTATTCTTCTTTATACCGTCCTTATTTCTGTAGTTTTTCTCCAAAACTATTCATTTAACCGTGGCCTTTCCAGGTATTTGTTCCCAAAGCGGAATCGCTACTCTCTTTTCAAGCGACATGCTTACACGCCTAGTAACACTAAGAAATACCAGATCACGCACAAGGTCTTGGATTTTTAA